The following coding sequences are from one Thunnus maccoyii chromosome 17, fThuMac1.1, whole genome shotgun sequence window:
- the tdrd6 gene encoding tudor domain-containing 6 isoform X5, with translation MSSILGLPTQGSDVTILITRVHLHPFCVLVEFWGKFSQERTADYQSLAKDIQSPGNTFQEFEGNPGDQCLVQIDGTWYRSRIVSRNGSKYSVFLIDKGMTNNTITSMLAWGKKEHFHLPPEVEFCLLANVLPLSPENRWSPVALEFLKSLSGKSVKAHVQDVLVSHRTFVLHIPCISKQMYEMGFAKKLAPDMFQDFVLMSLQAHSGAEVSPETQQSSMGAGERLHKQELYMYPELPSGTVETVIVTEVTNPQRIFCQLKVFSREMKKLSEQITQCFEGRTTNCIVGPEMIGYPCAARGSDGRWYRSVLQQVLPSKKVVEVLNVDYGTKQFVQVKNVRPLATEFFRMPVVTYICSLHGILDKGVGWTTTQIDYLRTLLLHKTVIAKFEYQSISEGVHYVTLYGDENTNINNLFGSKESCFLECEKTLGDYAIRSTAYSRQHPAQQEKNQKKMLPSGQVVEDKEGKEIAEKLPVEDLSLNSSHVAFVQHASNPSEFWIQTQNYANELDELMDNIYHLYKDSANKDVVRNPTVGLCCAAKAEDGDFYRATVSEVGEKQIKVFFVDYGNTEVVDRSNIRILPEEFRKLPWLALKCTLAGVRPKDGRWSQGASEFFIKAVTDKVLNVHVTAKYDDAYVVELTDPEGHGERDLTKLMCSSGLAERDETQKQPKARMAMLPAIIPATPHSDVRLSGVYKNSGMSFQTQNTVGPASNERRIATFKENMFPIGSVLDVSVSYIESPNDFWCQLVQNAGHLKLLMHDIQAHYAGSEFQPLVETACIARHPDNAMWYRALVINKHETPHVDVLFVDYGQTETVSLYDLRRICPEFLTLHGQAFRCSLLNPVDPTSAINDWNEEAIARFHDFVATAASNFVILKCTIYAVMYSEQKIVFNIVDLETPFESVCTSMVNLVKSAPPKKVPGPSFRLDTYYYSTHNIKTGTEEQVTVTCVNNVNQFFCQLERNTNVIKDLKMKVNNLCHQLENVKLPTVFGTLCFAKFTDGQWYRGQIKATKPSILVHFVDYGDTIEVDKSDLLPVPREANDIMSVPVQAVVCSLSDVPTVVPSEVNSWFETSATECKFRALVVAREPDGKLLVELYHGNTQINSKIKKMFRIEMQKEEQIVCQGQKASKVSPNNAQKTPKAVPKQATEMDNNMQTIKKNNFSAPKPAQQMRDETKSAGINLPFATKPLRHGKWETCENGQKFRPAPLELYRPPHQRQPCGSTQSNMGNGSEPADTHIKPREENLLTVSKRLMKSKSLGAESQKEGDVAPEAKIEKLLKLTDLPAKSITSGMEAEVYVSHCNSPLSFYVQLVREEDEIFSLVEKLNDLQSTPETNSIKDMHPGDLVQAEFADDSSWYRAVVREIHGNTMALVEFVDFGNTAMMPISKMARLHKSFLQLPMYSTHCMLSDAAALGKEEMLDPEVVAAFKRDIGGNGDKELKCRFIRQSGSVWEVSLENNGVKVMCKAPTRCPTDDAEITPEKYKQVMEKSVQNSELPAENSGKSQLNICSLCYHQQAFQEGQQLAVYVTTINDAQTFWCQSADSEKLDKITLSVSEVGDAADHRHFDTDCLSAGSPCIALFSEDRLWYRGEVIDKDGDELSILFVDYGNKSKVKATDLREMPPDLFETPPQAFLCELEGFDTSHGSWDAGAVDELSVLTTDKLLQLTVIRVIREERKSRCIVLLECEGKVINEALKTWWRSSMPVNKPDAVGLSTSCETPLTCDSTEKETVPPEDQTPEETEYSKIQEVDSDKLVDLHTTDETNKLESSQKNSECSEDSHHPESPLEERDQILSECDMTTEPQIFRMMESLIETVSNEGVKIFPTIVISQTESDDVLPSDSGIEDSMLPPPDNKEDHDILTLSCIKNVVETDSEEEGASAMGTIEPDESNSPSDENLQKAVDESEVAKTGLKPPHEEGKIYNMEGSADVIYSDSNEERDDGKVTTARESSVTSVTVVKMVPRKAVHRQNIDLHETIAMTSEDSKQFESDSVLPSCVLPAQQFDAPTKQEIEAGDGVPQEEVPRVTANVKNNLMTEEENSTHHEDRYSALLADTGTAASETHTYTSPSADQGDVVEEAACSVEEACLICTDINEGNDDREVVARDDCLSGVSAEETVSQEDGSPEVKVNLHKTIAEESNQVQNESLFLCGELPHEQLIEHQRESGDISLQEEAPSTCLST, from the exons ATGTCATCAATCCTTGGACTCCCGACACAAGGATCAGATGTAACAATCCTCATAACCAGGGTCCACTTACATCCCTTTTGTGTGCTTGTGGAGTTCTGGGGGAAATTTAGCCAGGAGAGGACAGCAGATTATCAGTCCCTggccaaagatattcagtctcCTGGAAACACATTTCAAGAGTTTGAGGGAAATCCTGGTGACCAGTGCTTGGTTCAGATAGATGGTACCTGGTATAGGTCCCGCATTGTCTCAAGAAATGGCTCAAAATACAGTGTGTTCCTCATTGACAAAGGGATGACAAATAACACCATCACAAGTATGCTGGCATGGGGTAAGAAGGAGCACTTCCACCTGCCACCTGAAGTGGAATTTTGTTTGCTAGCCAATGTGTTACCTCTCTCACCTGAGAACAGATGGTCTCCAGTGGCTCTCGAATTCCTGAAATCTCTCTCAGGGAAATCTGTGAAGGCACATGTGCAAGATGTACTGGTGTCTCACAGAACATTCGTTCTGCACATCCCTTGCATATCCAAACAAATGTATGAGATGGGATTTGCCAAGAAGCTGGCTCCAGACATGTTCCAGGATTTTGTACTCATGTCACTGCAGGCCCATAGTGGAGCTGAAGTATCTCCAGAGACTCAGCAAAGCTCCATGGGGGCAGGTGAGCGACTGCACAAGCAAGAGCTGTACATGTACCCAGAACTGCCATCAGGAACTGTGGAGACTGTTATAGTCACAGAAGTGACAAATCCACAGCGAATTTTTTGCCAGTTAAAGGTTTTCTCACGAGAGATGAAAAAACTCTCAGAGCAAATCACACAGTGCTTTGAGGGCAGAACGACCAATTGCATTGTAGGTCCTGAAATGATCGGATATCCGTGTGCTGCAAGAGGAAGTGATGGCAGATGGTACCGCTCTGTTCTACAACAGGTATTACCATCCAAAAAAGTGGTTGAAGTACTGAATGTTGACTATGGAACAAAACAGTTTGTTCAAGTGAAGAATGTAAGACCACTGGCTACAGAGTTTTTCAGGATGCCTGTTGTGACTTACATTTGCTCCCTCCATGGAATCCTCGACAAAGGGGTTGGATGGACAACCACCCAGATCGACTATCTCAGGACCCTTCTTCTACACAAAACAGTGATTGCCAAATTTGAGTACCAAAGCATCTCTGAAGGTGTTCACTATGTCACGCTCTATGGGGATGAGAACACAAACATTAACAACTTGTTTGGTTCAAAAGAGAGCTGCTTTCTGGAGTGTGAAAAAACACTTGGAGATTATGCCATTCGAAGTACTGCATACAGCCGCCAGCATCCTGCccagcaagaaaaaaatcaaaaaaagatgTTACCTTCTGGACAGGTTGTAGAGGATAAAGAAGGGAAAGAAATAGCAGAGAAGTTGCCAGTTGAAGACCTCTCCCTTAACTCCTCACATGTGGCATTTGTGCAGCATGCATCCAACCCATCAGAGTTTTGGATCCAAACACAAAACTATGCAAATGAGTTGGATGAACTGATGGATAATATTTACCATCTCTACAAAGATTCAGCGAACAAAGATGTGGTGAGAAATCCAACCGTAGGGCTCTGCTGTGCTGCCAAGGCAGAGGATGGTGACTTCTACAGAGCAACCGTGTCTGAAGttggtgaaaaacaaatcaaggTGTTCTTTGTGGATTATGGAAACACAGAAGTGGTTGATAGAAGTAACATCAGGATCCTTCCTGAAGAGTTCAGAAAGCTGCCATGGCTTGCACTGAAATGCACTTTGGCAGGTGTCAGGCCAAAAGATGGAAGATGGAGTCAGGGTGCCAGTGAGTTTTTCATCAAAGCAGTCACAGATAAAGTTCTAAATGTACATGTGACAGCAAAGTATGATGATGCTTATGTTGTCGAACTGACAGATCCTGAGGGACACGGAGAAAGAGATCTCACTAAGCTGATGTGTAGCTCGGGCCTTGCTGAAAGGGATGAGACACAGAAACAACCTAAAGCCAGAATGGCCATGCTACCTGCCATTATCCCTGCCACACCACATTCAGATGTCAGACTCTCAGGTGTATACAAGAACAGTGGGATGTCTTTTCAGACCCAAAACACCGTTGGCCCTGCCAGCAATGAAAGGAGAATTGCTACATTCAAGGAGAATATGTTTCCCATCGGAAGTGTCCTTGATGTCAGTGTGTCGTACATCGAAAGCCCAAATGACTTCTGGTGCCAACTAGTACAAAACGCAGGGCACTTGAAATTGCTCATGCATGACATACAGGCTCATTATGCAGGAAGTGAGTTTCAGCCTCTTGTAGAGACGGCATGTATTGCTCGCCACCCTGATAATGCAATGTGGTACAGAGCCCTTGTAATTAACAAACATGAAACACCTCATGTAGACGTGTTGTTTGTTGACTACGGCCAGACAGAGACAGTCTCCCTCTATGACCTGAGGAGGATCTGCCCAGAATTCCTCACTCTGCATGGTCAAGCTTTTCGATGCAGCCTGTTAAACCCTGTGGACCCAACATCTGCCATAAATGATTGGAATGAAGAAGCAATAGCAAGGTTCCATGACTTTGTGGCAACTGCTGCATCCAACTTTGTGATATTAAAGTGCACCATATACGCTGTCATGTACAGTGAGCAGAAAATTGTTTTCAACATTGTGGATCTAGAAACTCCCTTTGAGAGTGTCTGCACCAGTATGGTCAATCTTGTCAAAAGTGCACCTCCCAAAAAAGTCCCTGGACCATCTTTCCGTCTGGACACATACTACTACTCAACACACAACATCAAAACTGGGACAGAGGAACAGGTCACGGTGACATGTGTGAACAATGTCAATCAGTTCTTCTGCCAGCTCGAGAGGAACACTAATGTGATAAAAGATCTCAAGATGAAAGTGAACAATCTCTGTCATCAGCTTGAGAATGTAAAGCTTCCAACAGTGTTTGGAACTTTGTGCTTTGCGAAGTTCACCGATGGGCAGTGGTACAGGGGACAGATCAAGGCCACAAAGCCATCAATCCTGGTTCACTTTGTGGATTATGGTGACACTATTGAGGTGGACAAATCAGACTTGCTTCCAGTGCCCAGAGAAGCTAATGACATCATGTCTGTGCCTGTGCAAGCAGTTGTGTGTAGTCTCTCTGATGTCCCTACAGTTGTTCCCAGTGAGGTGAATAGCTGGTTTGAGACAAGTGCAACAGAATGTAAATTCCGAGCGCTAGTAGTGGCAAGAGAGCCTGATGGAAAACTGCTGGTTGAGCTGTATCACGGAAACACTCAAATCAATTCAAAGATCAAGAAAATGTTTCGAATAGAGATGCAAAAAGAAGAGCAAATTGTCTGCCAGGGTCAGAAAGCATCAAAGGTTTCACCAAATAATGCACAAAAGACTCCAAAAGCTGTGCCAAAACAAGCCACAGAAATGGATAATAACATGCAAACCATCAAGAAAAATAACTTCTCCGCCCCAAAACCAGCACAGCAAATGAGAGATGAGACAAAATCTGCGGGTATAAATCTGCCGTTTGCAACAAAGCCTTTGAGACATGGGAAATGGGAAACATGTGAAAATGGTCAGAAGTTCAGACCTGCTCCATTAGAGCTTTACAGACCTCCACACCAAAGACAGCCGTGTGGGAGTACACAAAGTAATATGGGAAATGGTTCTGAGCCAGCAGATACCCATATCAAACCAAGAGAAGAAAATCTTCTCACAGTCAGTAAAAGGCTCATGAAGTCCAAGTCACTTGGTGCAGAATCTCAGAAGGAAGGCGATGTGGCTCCAGAAGCCAAAATCGAAAAACTCCTTAAACTTACAGACCTGCCCGCAAAATCTATCACATCAGGTATGGAGGCAGAAGTTTATGTCTCACACTGCAACAGCCCATTGAGTTTTTATGTGCAACTTGTCAGAGAGGAGGACGAAATATTCTCCCTTGTGGAAAAGCTCAATGATCTGCAGTCAACCCCCGAAACAAACAGCATTAAAGATATGCATCCAGGTGACCTTGTTCAAGCAGAGTTTGCAGATGATTCCTCTTGGTACCGAGCAGTTGTAAGAGAAATTCATGGCAACACAATGGCTCTTGTTGAGTTTGTTGATTTTGGAAATACAGCAATGATGCCAATTTCCAAGATGGCCAGACTCCATAAGTCTTTCTTGCAACTAcccatgtacagtacacactgcATGCTGAGCGATGCTGCAGCCCTTGGAAAAGAGGAAATGCTTGATCCAGAAGTGGTGGCAGCTTTCAAAAGAGACATTGGTGGTAATGGTGATAAGGAGCTGAAGTGCCGGTTTATCAGGCAGTCAGGATCTGTGTGGGAAGTCAGTCTTGAGAACAATGGTGTTAAAGTGATGTGTAAAGCACCTACTAGATGTCCAACTGATGATGCTGAAATCACCCCAGAGAAATATAAACAAGTGATGGAAAAGTCTGTCCAGAACTCAGAACTGCCAGCTGAGAACTCAGGGAAATCACAATTGAACATCTGTTCTCTGTGTTACCACCAACAAGCCTTTCAAGAGGGACAACAGCTAGCGGTTTATGTCACAACTATAAATGATGCTCAGACCTTTTGGTGTCAGTCTGCTGACTCAGAAAAACTTGATAAGATAACATTAAGTGTCTCAGAAGTTGGGGATGCAGCAGatcacagacattttgacacagaCTGTCTTTCCGCTGGCAGCCCATGCATTGCTCTTTTTTCAGAGGATCGGCTTTGGTATCGTGGAGAAGTCATCGACAAAGATGGAGACGAGCTGTCCATTCTCTTTGTGGACTATGGAAACAAGTCCAAAGTCAAAGCAACAGATCTTAGAGAAATGCCCCCAGACCTTTTTGAAACTCCACCACAGGCGTTTTTGTGTGAGCTGGAAGGTTTTGATACTTCACATGGATCTTGGGACGCTGGTGCAGTAGATGAGTTGTCAGTGCTCACAACAGACAAGTTGCTACAGCTGACTGTCATTAGAGTAataagagaagaaagaaagagcagatGCATTGTGCTGCTGGAATGTGAAGGCAAGGTGATAAACGAGGCACTGAAAACCTGGTGGAGGAGCTCCATGCCAGTAAACAAACCTGATGCAGTTGGACTCTCCACTTCATGTGAGACACCACTGACATGTGATTCAACAGAGAAAGAAACTGTGCCACCTGAGGATCAAACGCCAGAGGAAACAGAGTATTCCAAAATTCAGGAAGTAGACAGTGACAAGCTTGTTGACCTTCACACAACAGATGAGACCAACAAATTAGAAAGTAGTCAAAAGAACAGTGAGTGCTCTGAAGATTCTCATCATCCTGAGTCCCCATTAGAAGAAAGGGATCAGATTTTGTCCGAATGTGATATGACTACTGAACCCCAAATATTCAGAATGATGGAGAGCCTGATAGAAACTGTTTCTAATGAAGGGGTGAAAATATTCCCCACTATCGTGATATCTCAAACTGAATCTGATGATGTCTTGCCATCGGATAGTGGCATAGAAGACAGCATGTTACCACCACCTGATAACAAAGAGGACCACGATATTTTGACCTTGAGCTGTATCAAGAATGTGGTGGAAACTGACTCTGAAGAGGAGGGTGCTTCAGCGATGGGCACTATTGAGCCAGATGAATCAAACTCTCCATCAGATGAGAACCTTCAGAAGGCAGTGGATGAGTCTGAGGTCGCAAAGACTGGCTTAAAGCCTCCACATGAAGAGGGGAAGATCTACAACATGGAAGGCAGTGCCGACGTGATTTATTCTG attCAAATGAAGAAAGAGATGATGGCAAGGTCACCACTGCAAGGGAGAGTTCTGTTACCAGTGTGACAGTAGTAAAAATG GTTCCCCGCAAAGCTGTTCACAGGCAGAACATTGATCTGCATGAGACAATTGCTATGACATCTGAAGACTCAAAGCAG TTTGAGAGTGACTCTGTGCTGCCCTCCTGTGTGCTTCCTGCACAGCAGTTTG ATGCTCCCACAAAGCAGGAAATTGAAGCTGGAGATGGTGTCCCACAGGAAGAGGTCCCACGTGTTACTGCCAATGTCAAG AATAACCTGATGACTGAAGAGGAGAACTCAACTCATCACGAGGATAGATATTCAG